In Acidobacteriota bacterium, the genomic stretch TGCTCCTGGCCCTGATCGTCATCCTGGCGACAGCGAAGGGGGCCGGAGAACTCTTCGAGCGGCTCCACATGCCGGCGGTGCTCGGAGAACTCGTCGGCGGCATCGTCCTGGGCAACCTGATCCTCGTCAACCCTGCATGGAGTTTCTTCGAACCGCTGCGGGCCCAGGTCATGGAAGTCCACTGGGCCGTGATCATCGACGGCATGGCGCGCCTCGGCGTCATCATCCTGCTGTTCGAAGTCGGCCTGGAATCGACCGTGAAGGGGATGATGAAGGTGGGAACCTCGTCCCTGTTCGTCGCCGTCGTCGGGGTCGTCGCCCCCTTCATCCTGGGATACGGCGTCAGCTGGATGTTCATCCGCGAGGTGCCGGCACAGATCGCGGCCGGCATGCCCGCCGGCTTCAGCGTCCACTACGTCCACCTGTTCGTCGGGAGCGTGCTGTGCGCCACCAGCGTCGGCATCACGGCCAGGGTGTTCCAGGACCTCGGACGGCTCCACACCAGGGAAGCGCAGATCATCCTCGGCGCCGCGGTGATCGACGACGTGCTGGGACTGATCGTTCTCGCCGTCGTCTCGAGCGTCATCAGCGCCGCCAAGCTGGGACAGTCGATCCAGGTGGGATCGATCCTCCAGCTGGTTGCCGTCGCCGTCCTCTTCCTCGGCGGCGCCCTGACGGTCGGAACGTTCGTCGTCCCGCGCATGATGAAACTGCTGGCGAGACTGCGCACGGCCGGGGTCATGCTCCTTTCCTCGCTCCTGCTGGCCTTCCTGCTCTCCTACCTGGCGGGAGTGGCGGGCCTGGCCGGCATCGTCGGCGCTTTCGCCGCGGGGCTGCTGCTGGAAAGGGTCCATTTCCGGGAATTCCGGGAGGACATCGACATTTTCCGCCTGATCAAGCCGATCTCCACCTTCCTGGTCCCGATCTTCTTCGTCCTGATGGGGATCCAGGTGCACCTGGAGAGTTTTGCCGACCTGTCGGTCCTGGGAATCGCCGCCGGCCTCACGGCGGCGGCCATCATCGGCAAGCAGGCGTGCGCCTGGGGTGCGACCGGAAAAGGGATCGACCGGATGAGCATCGGCGTCGGCATGATACCCAGGGGGGAGGTCGGGCTCATTTTCGCCAGCATCGGCCGGAGCCTGAAGGTGGTGGACGGCCCCACCTTCTCGGCCATCGTGATCATGGTCATCGTCACCACCCTGGTGACACCGCCGCTGCTGAAGGTGACCCTCTCACGGGGGGGCAAGCGGGCGGAGCGGCTTGGAGTGGATAGTGGCATTGAAAAATGAAGCTTCGCGCGTTCCTTCGCGCCGGGAGGTATTGAAAACCGCGGTCGCATGCCTGGCGCTGCCCGGCATGCTGGCACGGACCTCGGAGGCGGCGGGCCTCAGGATCAGCAACCGGCTGAGCCCCCTGAACGGCAAGCGGCCGCGCCGCCCCCACACGCGTTACATCATCCTGCACACCACGGAGGGGGAGGAAAAGGGCTCCCTCAACAAGCTGGTGCGGTACGGGGAGGCGCACTATTTCGTCTGCGATTCCGGGCAGGTGTACCGCATCATCGACAAATCCAAGATAGCCCGCCACACCGGCAGGAGCATGTGGGAGGGGCGGACCACCATCGACAACTACTCGATCGGGATCGAGGTCTGCGGGTACCACAACCGGGACATCACTCCCGCCCAGGCCGACGCGGTGCGGGAACTGCTGCGGCAGCTGAAAAGCCTCTACGACATCCCCGACGAGCGCGTCCTGACCCACTCCATGGTGGCCTACGGACGACCGAACCGTTTTCACAACGACAACCACCGGGGACGGAAGCGGTGCGGGATGATCTTCGCCCGCCCGGAGATCCGGGCCCGCCTGGGGCTCGAAGGGGCGCCCCCCGAGGATCCCGACGTCAAGGCCGGGAGGTTGAAGGTCGCCGACCCCGAACTGTTCGCCTTTCTCTTTGCGCGCCGAACGGAACCCGTGCTCGTGGCATCGGGCGCCTCCGCCCCCCTGCCGGTCCCCGAAACGGTGGACGCTCCCTCCGAGTCCCCGCTGATCTCGCTCAGCCGGACGGCGTGGCAGATCGCCAGGGAACGGTACAACCACCCGGACACCGTCTACGTCTTCCCCGACGGCCGGCGGCTGCAGGGGGACAAGGTGGAGGACTGGGGCCGCATCCCCACCGGCACCCGCGTGCTTCTCAGCGAGGCCGAAGACACCCAGCCCTTCGAAGGCTTCCTGGAGATCGGCAAGGACGGCTCCACCCCCGCCGAAATCGCCGGCCTGGCCGCCTCGAGCGCCACCACCATCTACTTTTTCCCCGACGGCCTCATCCGCACCGGCTCGGAGCTGAAGAAGAAGCGCTCGTGGCAGAGACTGCTCGAGACCCCCCCGAAAGGAACGCGGCTGCTGGTGGGCTATGTCTACGGCGGGCACGTCAAATCCCGCCGCCCCGCCTCCACCATCGCGGGGATCAAATGGAATTACCCTTCGACCTATTACCGGTATCCCGACGGCCGCATCCTGAGCGGCGATGACATCAACGCCAAGAACATTCCGGGCGGTACGCTCATTTTCTACCAGCAGTAGACACCGCCGCCCCCGCGAAAAAACGCGGGATCAGGGAGTCCCGCCTGGGATATACTGGATCCGGCATCGCTCCCGATGACCGCATGGGACTTCTATGGACGCCGAAAAAAAATCGATCCTGGTCCTCTATAACCATCTAGAGGAAACCGACGAATACCTGGCGCTGCGCACCGTGGATCCCGCCTCGCTCGATTTCGAGCCGGAGTACTCGATCGCCGTGGCCACCGCCGCGGAGGAGTACGACGCGATCGTCGAGGCGCTCTCCCGGGAGGGGTTCGACGCCCGCGCCGTCAACCTGAAGGATGACTTCGATCTCCTCTGCACCCTCCTGGCGGAGCGCCCGCCCGACGCCATCTTCAACCTGGTCGAATTCTTCCATAACGACCTGAACCACGAGGGGGCGGTCGCCGGCCTGTTCGACCTGTTCGGGATCCCGTACACGGGGGCGCCCCCCTTCTGCCTCTCCCTCTGCCGGCGCAAGGGCCTGACGAAGCAGCTCCTGGTGGAGAACGGCGTCTCCACCCCCCGGTTCTGCAGCCTGAAGAGCCCCATCATCCGTCCCGACCACGGGCTCGGCTACCCCCTCATCATCAAGCCCTCCCGCCAGGACGGCAGCGCGGGGGTCGACAAGCACTCGGTGGTCCGCGATTACCCGGAACTCCTCCACCGGGTGGACCGGATGTTCGCCGATTTCCGCCCCCCGATCCTGGTCGAGGAATTCATAGAGGGGGATGAACTCCACGTGTCGGTGCTGGGGAACGACCCGCCCGCGGTGCTTCCCATCATCGATTTCAATTTCGAGGAACTGCCGGAGGACCACCCGCACCTGATCACCTACGACATCAAATGGAACCCCCTCTCCCCGGCCTATCACAAGGTGCATTCCATCTGCCCGGCGGACCTGCTCCCGGAAACGGAGGAGTGGGTGAAGGAAGAGGCGGTGCGCGCCTACCGGGCGACGGGATGCAGGGACTACGCCCGGGTGGACATCAGACTGGCGGAGGACGGGACGCCCTACGTGCTCGAGGTGAACCCGAACCCGGACCTCACCGAAGGGGTGTCGTTCATGGAGTCCGCGGAAGAGGCTGGCCTCGGCTTTTCCGAAACCCTGCGCCGAATCGTGGAATTCGCGCTCGAGCGGAAGCAAAAAAAATAGGGCCTGGTTCCCGGCCCCCGGCACGGCGGGGACAAAGCCCGCCGTGCCGGAAAACGGGAACAGACCCTTATCCGGCGGCAAAAACGCCCGGACCTATTCGAAGACGATGCGCTGCGTCTTCCCCTTCAGCTGCATGTTCTTGATGATGGTGCGGCCGGAGGCATCCGTCCCCATCCCGAGGGAGTCGAACTCGTACTTCCTGTCCACGGTCTCCATCTTGCCCTTCACCTCGATCCCCTTGGGCTTGCCCACCGGCGTAAAAACGACGGTCACGGTTTCCCCCTCCGCCTTCCACCTGGCGTCGTACTTGCCCGGCTGGATCTCGATATCGGTGCCCGCCACCACGAGCGGCTTGATCACGGAAATCCGGGCCGAACCCTTCTCGGCCGCCATCAGGGGGAAGGAAATCAAAAGAACGAAAAGCGTAAACATCAAAACCAGTTTTTTCCCGTTAACCATAGTGCCTATTCTCCTTTTAGCCATTCATCGTATTTTCAGACAAACCTGTGGACCTGTTATCCTCCGCCGGGACGAACCTTGCGCCACACCCATTCACACACGTATGACAGGGGATTGCTCAAATAAGAGGGGGGTAAGGCGGATGGAACTAAACGCTTCACTCGGCACCAGGGCCGACGACCTCAGGCGGCCGTCACCCCTTGTATACCCTCAATAAGCTTCAAAAGACCCCGCTTCACCGTCTATCCGTTCCGCTCCCGGACCGCCTGCGGTAAAAACCGGCCCGCCACCGGAACCCGGCATTGTCAACCTTGATACTACGCTCTCCCGTCGCCTGCGTTTCACCAAGACCCCCGGTTCCCACCGGGAGTGCATTCAGTGCCTTGACGGTCGGGAGAGAGCCCGATAAAACCGGCCCGCCGGCGACCGCCCCGTAAATCCACACTTTGATTTTACCATTATTTCCTGAGGGGGGAAGACCCAATCGGGGCCGGGGCCCGATCCGGGGGGAGGGGAGATCCCGGCCGGAAAAACCATCGGGTCCCGCTCCAGGGGGTTCGAAGCCGACTGGAGCGGGACCCGTTTCGGTCGGATCGACCGGGCTTATTCGATCTCGCGCCAGTTCCAGTCCAGGCCGCCCTTGAACACCATCGCGTTCATGCCGTTGCTCAGCTTGGTGAGATTGGCGTCGGGGAAACGGGTGGCCATGGCGTAGTAGAACTCACCCACGCTGTCGGTCTTCACCAGTTCCTCTTCCGTCGCCCGGACGTAGTCGCGGGTGAAATCGAGCGAACTGTTGTCGAAGGGCATCCCGGGCTTCTGGTGGCCGGGGATGATGATTTCGGCCCCCATCTTCTCGATCTTGTCCACGTCCACGATCCACTGCGCCCGCTCCTCCTTGGTGCATTCGCAGGTGAAGGGGTGGGCCTGGTTGAAGAGAACGTCGCTGGCGTACAGGGTCTTGATCGACGGGATCCAGACCATGGTGTTGTAGCGCATGTCCCCCATGACCTTGGAGATGATCTCGAGGCGATGGCCTTCCAGCTCGAAGTAGTTCTCCTTCAGCGACTCGGCCTTGGTGGTGACCCGGCAGACGTTGTGGGCGCCGATGATGCCTTCCCAGTGCTCGATCTTGCCGAAGAACTGCTTGTTGATGATCTCGGCCTCGGAACCGATGGCCACGACCTTCGCCTTGGGGAAGGCGGAGGCGATCACGCCGGCGCCGAAGTAATGGTCCGGGTGCGCGTGGGAGAGATAGATGGTCGTGAGGTTCTTGCCCGTATCCAGGATCTCGGTGATGACGCGGTGGGCGTTGGACAGCGTCCACTGGGCGTCGAGCAGGACCGCGTCCTTCTTCCCCATGACGATGACGGAGGCGACCTCGAAACCGCTCTCGTCGCTGAAGAAGACCTTGGTGGAAAGGGGGTGCTGCGCGTTGGAATTCAGTCTGATTTCCATGTATGTTCTCCGATCGGGTTTCCGCCGGGCCGGTCGCCCGGCATTGAATTGTGAGGCGGGAGCCGCCTTGCCCCCCGCCCGCTTCCAGATTATGGCCGACTATCCTTTATAAGCGTTTCCGGGCGGGGGAACAAGGGGAAATGGGGCGCATTGCGGGCGATTCGGGGGCGCGGGATGCTATTCTATCCCCGTGGAACTTTCGCTGCCGGTCGAACAGGAGAGGGAGATCGAGGCCATGGAGGCGCTGCTGCGCCCCGGCCCCGGCGCGGGGGGGAGCCTCTGCCTGCGCGGGACACTCTCCTGCGTCCGCTGCTGTCTCCCCCATATCGGCGGCGATTCCTGCCGCGACGCCGACGGCGCCTGGCTCGGTCCCGGGGGGCTTCTCCTGAAATTCGAGAATTTCAACCCGCGCCACGACCCCCGGATCGAGGCGTCGGGGTACGAGGACGCCTTCGCCGACGCCGGGAAGGGGGAGATGGAGCGGCGTTTTGCCGAAAGACGCCGGCTGTTCCTCGAAATCTACGACCCGGAACACCCCCGGGAATCGCTCCCCCGCTACATGAAGGCCAGCGCCGAAGCCGAAGGCTACCGGTACCGCCACGGCGCGAATGCGGGCCCCGCCTCCCTCCATGTCGGCGGTTCCGTTCCCGCCCGGCCCCGCGGGAGAGGCGAGCTGCCCGAATGCCAGCTCCTGGGATTCACGGACGAGGGGGGGCGGCCCGGGTGCCTCGCCCACCCCCTGGCAGAGACCTCCGGGGGGCATGACGGCCGCGACCTGGCGGGCTTCTTCCACCACACCGGCTGCTGCGACTGCGTGGAGTGCGAGGCGGGCCGCGAATTCCGCTACCTCAGCCCCGCCGCCCTCGGGGTGTTCGACCGGGCCGTCGACGGCCTGTCCTGGTACGAGTACAGCCGCCACGCCACGAGCGTGTTGGTCTACTACCTGCGCGCCTTCGACCACCTCCTCGTGCGCATGGACGAGGCCGCGGTCCTCGGCCGGCTCCCGCTCCGGCAACTGGCCTCCTTCACCAATGCCCTCTATGACGGCTGGCCGTTCCAAAGGCCCGCCGCCGCCGTACCCGCTCAGCCCGGCATGGGATTCATGAACACCCTGGACCTGCTCCGGGCCCCCATCCCCCTGCCGGAGAGGATCCTTTATATCGCCCTGCGCACGGGATTCCGGGCCGACACGTTCGGGGCGCAGCTCGGGAGAGCGAGGGAATGGATCGCGCGCCGGATGGAACGACTCTGATGTCCAAAGAGATGCCGGACCAGGGGAGATGGGACCCCCGCGACCAGAGCCCCGCCGAATTTCTGCTCGAGGCCCGCCGTTGGTCGCTCCCCCTCGGCAACGCCCGGCGCTGGCTCGCCCTCCTCATCGGCGGGGGGGAGTGCGGCGTGGAGGAATGCCGCCGGGCCGGCATCCTGCCCCGCCGTCTGCTCGGTGCGGCCGCGGATCTGCCGCGGCTGCGCCTCCAGAGGCGCCTCCTGTCGAAGGATCCGGGGTTTGAAAAACTGGTGTTCGCCACCCCCGACGACAGGGTCGTGGAAACCGTCATCATCCCCCTCCACAAGCCGGGTGCTTTTTCGGTCTGCGTCTCCTCTCAGATCGGCTGCGTCATGGGGTGCAGCTACTGCGCCACCGGGAGGATTCCGGCCCCGAGGGACCTGCGCGGCTGGGAAATCGTCGACCAGTTCCTGCAGGCGCGTGCGATCGTGCGCGGCGCGGGGGGGCGGGTGACGGGGGCCGTTTTCATGGGGATGGGGGAGCCGCTCCTGAATTACGACCGCGTCATGGCGGCGGCCGAACTGCTCAGCTTCCCGGTTCACGCGGCCATCGGCGCCCGGGCGATCACGGTCGGCACCGTGGGCCTGGTCCCTGAAATCGAAAGGTTCACCGCGGAGGGGCGGAAATTCCGGCTCTCGATCAGCCTGGGGGCCGCGACGGATGAAAAACGGAGACTGCTGGTTCCGGCCGCCGCCCGCACCCCGGTCACCGAGGTCATGGCCGCCGCCCGGCGCCACGCCGAGTCCCGGCGCACGCGCGTCATGCTCTCCTACGTCTGCGTCGGCGGCGTCAATGTTTCGGAGGAGGACGCCCGCGCGCTCGGCCGGCTCGTCGGC encodes the following:
- a CDS encoding MBL fold metallo-hydrolase, with the translated sequence MEIRLNSNAQHPLSTKVFFSDESGFEVASVIVMGKKDAVLLDAQWTLSNAHRVITEILDTGKNLTTIYLSHAHPDHYFGAGVIASAFPKAKVVAIGSEAEIINKQFFGKIEHWEGIIGAHNVCRVTTKAESLKENYFELEGHRLEIISKVMGDMRYNTMVWIPSIKTLYASDVLFNQAHPFTCECTKEERAQWIVDVDKIEKMGAEIIIPGHQKPGMPFDNSSLDFTRDYVRATEEELVKTDSVGEFYYAMATRFPDANLTKLSNGMNAMVFKGGLDWNWREIE
- a CDS encoding radical SAM protein, with protein sequence MPDQGRWDPRDQSPAEFLLEARRWSLPLGNARRWLALLIGGGECGVEECRRAGILPRRLLGAAADLPRLRLQRRLLSKDPGFEKLVFATPDDRVVETVIIPLHKPGAFSVCVSSQIGCVMGCSYCATGRIPAPRDLRGWEIVDQFLQARAIVRGAGGRVTGAVFMGMGEPLLNYDRVMAAAELLSFPVHAAIGARAITVGTVGLVPEIERFTAEGRKFRLSISLGAATDEKRRLLVPAAARTPVTEVMAAARRHAESRRTRVMLSYVCVGGVNVSEEDARALGRLVGDTPVRLDLIDVSDPTGRYAPPDAAELDAFRDALRRHLGQPVARRYSGGGDISAACGSLGGSGGGSGGGSGGGSME
- a CDS encoding N-acetylmuramoyl-L-alanine amidase; protein product: MKTAVACLALPGMLARTSEAAGLRISNRLSPLNGKRPRRPHTRYIILHTTEGEEKGSLNKLVRYGEAHYFVCDSGQVYRIIDKSKIARHTGRSMWEGRTTIDNYSIGIEVCGYHNRDITPAQADAVRELLRQLKSLYDIPDERVLTHSMVAYGRPNRFHNDNHRGRKRCGMIFARPEIRARLGLEGAPPEDPDVKAGRLKVADPELFAFLFARRTEPVLVASGASAPLPVPETVDAPSESPLISLSRTAWQIARERYNHPDTVYVFPDGRRLQGDKVEDWGRIPTGTRVLLSEAEDTQPFEGFLEIGKDGSTPAEIAGLAASSATTIYFFPDGLIRTGSELKKKRSWQRLLETPPKGTRLLVGYVYGGHVKSRRPASTIAGIKWNYPSTYYRYPDGRILSGDDINAKNIPGGTLIFYQQ
- a CDS encoding cation:proton antiporter, with the protein product MAALFPALFIPNLLASGEAVHDDPVAPLLLALIVILATAKGAGELFERLHMPAVLGELVGGIVLGNLILVNPAWSFFEPLRAQVMEVHWAVIIDGMARLGVIILLFEVGLESTVKGMMKVGTSSLFVAVVGVVAPFILGYGVSWMFIREVPAQIAAGMPAGFSVHYVHLFVGSVLCATSVGITARVFQDLGRLHTREAQIILGAAVIDDVLGLIVLAVVSSVISAAKLGQSIQVGSILQLVAVAVLFLGGALTVGTFVVPRMMKLLARLRTAGVMLLSSLLLAFLLSYLAGVAGLAGIVGAFAAGLLLERVHFREFREDIDIFRLIKPISTFLVPIFFVLMGIQVHLESFADLSVLGIAAGLTAAAIIGKQACAWGATGKGIDRMSIGVGMIPRGEVGLIFASIGRSLKVVDGPTFSAIVIMVIVTTLVTPPLLKVTLSRGGKRAERLGVDSGIEK
- a CDS encoding ATP-grasp domain-containing protein; the encoded protein is MDAEKKSILVLYNHLEETDEYLALRTVDPASLDFEPEYSIAVATAAEEYDAIVEALSREGFDARAVNLKDDFDLLCTLLAERPPDAIFNLVEFFHNDLNHEGAVAGLFDLFGIPYTGAPPFCLSLCRRKGLTKQLLVENGVSTPRFCSLKSPIIRPDHGLGYPLIIKPSRQDGSAGVDKHSVVRDYPELLHRVDRMFADFRPPILVEEFIEGDELHVSVLGNDPPAVLPIIDFNFEELPEDHPHLITYDIKWNPLSPAYHKVHSICPADLLPETEEWVKEEAVRAYRATGCRDYARVDIRLAEDGTPYVLEVNPNPDLTEGVSFMESAEEAGLGFSETLRRIVEFALERKQKK